The following proteins are co-located in the Sphingomonas panacis genome:
- a CDS encoding DUF6250 domain-containing protein, translating into MSVGVVLASIGALTMFGIAAQAPLTDWRIEAESRDAQVSERGGVIDIDTPKGLTLWWTKPITAPTTITFEAMAVSAGGANDTVSDLNAFWMATNSDGSSVLSKPRSGVFAAYDDLRAYYVGIGGNRNTTTRFRRYIGVPGNRPILPEHDKAAPADLLVPNRWTRIALIADGRTVAVERDGQRLFTLDDTRPYTRGHWGLRTTWSHLRIRRVSVTHL; encoded by the coding sequence ATGAGCGTTGGAGTGGTTCTCGCCAGCATCGGCGCGCTGACCATGTTCGGTATCGCGGCGCAGGCACCGCTCACCGATTGGCGGATCGAGGCCGAATCGCGCGATGCACAGGTCAGCGAACGTGGTGGTGTGATCGACATCGACACGCCCAAAGGGCTCACCTTGTGGTGGACGAAGCCGATCACCGCGCCGACGACGATCACCTTCGAGGCGATGGCAGTGTCCGCCGGCGGTGCCAATGACACGGTGAGCGACCTCAACGCCTTTTGGATGGCAACCAACAGCGACGGATCGTCGGTGCTGTCCAAGCCGCGATCCGGTGTATTCGCCGCTTATGACGATCTCCGAGCGTATTATGTCGGTATCGGGGGCAACCGGAACACGACGACCCGATTCCGTCGGTATATCGGCGTGCCGGGCAACCGCCCGATCCTGCCCGAGCATGACAAGGCCGCACCCGCCGACCTGCTGGTCCCCAATCGCTGGACGCGCATCGCGCTGATCGCCGACGGTCGCACGGTCGCGGTCGAACGCGACGGGCAACGGCTGTTCACGCTCGACGACACCCGCCCCTACACACGCGGCCATTGGGGACTGCGCACCACGTGGAGCCACCTGCGCATTCGGCGCGTGTCGGTGACGCATCTTTGA
- a CDS encoding rhamnogalacturonan lyase, translating to MIGMCSYFWVTVALGAVAFPSAFAASREFERLDRGMIATPAKGGGWLVSWRLLASDPRGIGFDVYRDNRKITPHPVTDATAFVDPKGSAKARYTLAIANGAARGKPALMAPDGYLAIPLTPPPGGTTPDGEAYSYTANDAGAGDLDGDGRYEIVLKWDPTNSHDNSQAGYTGDVFVDAYTLDGKRLWRIDLGKNIRAGAHYTQFQIADYDGDGRAEIAMKTADGTVDGTGTVIGGAKADWREHGGEVPQPDRTGAKLLPDGTKVAPLVGRILKGPEYLTVFDGRSGRALDTKPYDPPRYPGGNPTFEQLRDTWGDGYANRADRFLAGTAYLDGQHPSMVFGRGYYARTVVATWDFRAGKLVKRWTFDSAAPGNGDYADRGNHQLSIADVDGDGRDEVLYGSMALDDDGKGLWTDPLFHGDAMHVADLDPARPGLEKWGVHEQVKTNGGIGSALLDARTGQVLWTKPADTDTGRGLAADIDPRHVGAEFWGSNSRDLFDVKGNAIGPAPRQTNFALYWDGDLLQELLDKTTISKWDWKTATAVPLLAPAGLMSNNGTKANPALQADLLGDWREEVVWRTADNRELRIYVTPYPTTHRLVTLMQDPAYRAGVSWQNTAYNQPPHLGYFPGSLTASGTAK from the coding sequence ATGATCGGGATGTGCAGCTATTTCTGGGTGACCGTGGCGCTCGGTGCCGTGGCGTTTCCATCGGCCTTCGCGGCATCACGTGAGTTCGAGAGGCTCGACCGTGGAATGATCGCGACGCCGGCGAAGGGTGGCGGCTGGCTGGTCAGTTGGCGCCTACTGGCGAGCGATCCGCGCGGGATCGGGTTCGACGTCTATCGCGACAATCGCAAGATCACGCCGCATCCGGTGACCGACGCCACCGCCTTCGTGGACCCGAAGGGGAGTGCCAAAGCGCGCTATACGCTTGCGATCGCGAACGGCGCTGCACGGGGAAAGCCGGCGCTGATGGCGCCTGACGGCTATCTGGCGATCCCGCTCACTCCCCCGCCGGGTGGTACGACACCCGATGGCGAGGCGTACAGCTATACCGCCAACGATGCCGGGGCCGGAGATCTCGACGGCGACGGCCGCTATGAGATCGTACTGAAATGGGATCCGACCAACAGCCACGACAATAGCCAGGCGGGGTATACCGGTGATGTGTTCGTCGATGCCTATACGCTCGACGGCAAGCGGCTCTGGCGGATCGACCTGGGGAAGAACATTCGCGCCGGCGCGCATTATACGCAGTTCCAGATCGCCGATTATGATGGCGATGGCCGCGCCGAGATCGCGATGAAGACCGCCGACGGCACGGTCGACGGTACGGGCACGGTGATTGGCGGTGCCAAGGCGGATTGGCGCGAGCATGGCGGCGAAGTGCCGCAGCCCGACCGCACCGGCGCCAAGCTGCTGCCCGACGGCACCAAGGTTGCGCCGCTGGTCGGCCGTATACTCAAGGGACCGGAATATCTCACCGTTTTCGATGGCCGCAGCGGCCGCGCGCTCGATACCAAGCCCTATGATCCGCCGCGTTATCCGGGTGGCAACCCGACGTTCGAGCAGCTCCGCGATACCTGGGGCGACGGCTATGCAAACCGCGCGGACCGGTTTCTTGCCGGAACCGCATATCTTGACGGGCAACATCCCAGCATGGTGTTCGGCCGCGGCTATTATGCGCGCACTGTGGTCGCGACTTGGGATTTCCGCGCCGGCAAGCTGGTCAAACGCTGGACGTTCGATTCGGCCGCCCCCGGCAATGGCGATTATGCCGACCGCGGCAATCACCAGCTAAGTATTGCCGATGTCGACGGCGACGGGCGGGACGAGGTGCTCTACGGATCGATGGCGCTCGACGACGACGGCAAGGGGCTGTGGACCGATCCGCTGTTTCATGGCGACGCGATGCACGTGGCCGATCTCGATCCGGCCCGGCCGGGTCTTGAGAAATGGGGCGTGCACGAGCAGGTGAAGACCAATGGCGGTATTGGCTCGGCGCTGCTCGACGCGCGGACCGGGCAGGTGCTGTGGACGAAGCCGGCCGACACCGATACCGGCCGTGGCCTCGCTGCCGATATCGATCCGCGGCATGTCGGCGCGGAATTCTGGGGCTCCAACAGCCGCGACCTGTTCGACGTGAAGGGCAACGCGATCGGGCCGGCGCCGCGCCAGACCAACTTTGCGCTCTATTGGGACGGGGATTTGTTACAGGAACTGCTCGACAAGACGACCATCAGCAAATGGGACTGGAAGACCGCCACCGCCGTCCCGCTGCTCGCTCCTGCGGGGCTGATGTCGAACAACGGCACCAAGGCGAACCCGGCTTTGCAGGCTGATCTTTTGGGTGACTGGCGTGAGGAAGTGGTTTGGCGCACCGCCGACAATCGGGAATTGCGGATCTATGTGACGCCGTATCCAACCACGCATCGGTTGGTGACGCTGATGCAAGATCCGGCCTATCGCGCCGGCGTGAGCTGGCAAAACACGGCATATAACCAGCCGCCGCACCTCGGTTATTTCCCAGGCAGTCTGACCGCGTCCGGGACGGCGAAATAG
- a CDS encoding Tat pathway signal sequence domain protein, with protein MLNRRDTLKVTLGAAATVLPVRLRAARGAAFQPAAVRWIDGVAPALQAGQTFGVAWPRGAIKRGTLLSVMTRDGKPVPSQCWITASWPDGSIKWSAHAIPAGTAPDGLIVTRGRPALPARPVRVTESADAVTIMVGDLQWRIGKSGAALVQQASIAGRTVLGPVTLTGAARTEPLHGADMPFVGQIERVTIEQTGPVRAVVKIEGAHHTGERRWLPFVVRLYAYSESPGLRMVHSVVFDGSASKDFVSALGVRASVPVKDAALHDRHVRFATDAQFFAEGVRPLTGLRRDPGIAFKAAQVAGRAVPPLDAMAKAVRSTLERIPAWGDFRLDQPTANGWTITKRTAPDYGWIDADEGHRAPGLAYVGSPQGGAALGVRYFWQRHPTALHIDGATGDDAALTAWLWSPEAAAMDMRPYHGTMGMERFDAQNEGLSVTYEDYEPGWDDATGIARTSELMLWAFPATPDTALLQEMARMQAEPPQLMIAPEHLHAAQVFGDWGLPDRSTPNRAAIENQLSNLVDFYAGEVDRRAWYGFWNHGDVMHTYDSDRHRWRYDIGGFAWDNSELSPDLWLWYQVLRTGDAKTWRFAEAMTRHTGEVDVYHSGRFKGMGTRHGVQHWSDSSKQPRVSNASYRRPFYYLTADERVGDLLHDLITSDQTLTTVEIGRKVPNAAKKLALPAGTIEMTFGTTWCPLAAAWLTEWERTGDVRWRDRVVAGLDSIGRLPKGWMTGSAPFDLASGRFVDQGRGVQVSHLNAVFGAVEVSAELIRLLDVPRYRAAWLDYCRWYNAPQVAYLARFGPPFGPRNLREGHSRLTAYAAFEDRDAALATRAADEFFSGDAGLGTWPSDPRHRVDGVLEWPGVSTNASAQWGLAAIQNLALIPEALDRATIVAPDAPGRRRQGDTGRD; from the coding sequence ATGCTGAATCGCCGCGACACGCTGAAGGTGACGCTGGGGGCTGCCGCCACGGTGCTGCCGGTGCGGTTACGCGCGGCCCGGGGCGCGGCATTCCAGCCCGCGGCGGTGCGCTGGATCGATGGCGTGGCACCAGCGCTGCAGGCCGGGCAGACGTTCGGGGTTGCCTGGCCACGCGGTGCGATCAAGCGTGGCACCCTGTTGAGTGTAATGACTCGTGACGGCAAGCCGGTGCCCTCGCAGTGCTGGATCACTGCGAGTTGGCCCGATGGCTCGATCAAGTGGAGCGCGCACGCTATCCCCGCCGGCACCGCGCCCGATGGCCTGATCGTCACGCGCGGTCGCCCCGCACTGCCCGCCCGGCCCGTCCGCGTGACCGAAAGCGCCGATGCCGTGACGATCATGGTCGGCGATCTGCAATGGCGCATCGGCAAGTCGGGCGCGGCGCTGGTTCAGCAGGCGAGCATCGCCGGCAGGACCGTGCTCGGCCCGGTGACGCTGACCGGTGCCGCGCGAACCGAGCCGCTGCACGGCGCCGACATGCCGTTTGTGGGGCAGATCGAGCGGGTCACGATCGAACAGACCGGGCCGGTGCGTGCAGTGGTGAAAATCGAAGGCGCGCATCACACCGGGGAGCGTCGCTGGTTGCCGTTCGTCGTGCGGCTCTATGCCTATTCGGAGTCTCCTGGGCTGCGGATGGTCCACAGCGTCGTATTCGATGGTAGCGCTTCGAAGGACTTCGTCTCGGCGCTGGGCGTACGGGCGAGCGTGCCGGTGAAGGACGCCGCGCTCCATGATCGCCACGTGCGCTTCGCCACCGACGCGCAATTCTTCGCCGAAGGCGTGCGCCCGCTGACGGGGCTGCGGCGCGATCCCGGAATCGCGTTCAAGGCGGCGCAGGTTGCGGGTCGCGCGGTGCCGCCGCTCGACGCGATGGCCAAGGCGGTGCGCTCGACGCTCGAGCGTATCCCCGCCTGGGGCGACTTCCGGCTCGACCAGCCGACCGCCAATGGCTGGACCATCACCAAGCGAACCGCCCCCGATTACGGCTGGATCGATGCCGACGAAGGGCATCGCGCGCCGGGGCTTGCCTATGTCGGCTCACCCCAGGGCGGAGCGGCGCTGGGCGTACGCTATTTCTGGCAGCGGCATCCAACCGCGCTCCATATCGACGGCGCGACCGGCGACGACGCCGCGCTGACGGCGTGGCTATGGTCGCCCGAGGCGGCGGCGATGGATATGCGACCCTATCACGGGACGATGGGCATGGAACGTTTCGACGCGCAGAACGAAGGCCTGTCGGTCACCTATGAAGATTATGAGCCCGGCTGGGACGACGCGACCGGGATCGCGCGTACCAGCGAGCTCATGCTCTGGGCGTTCCCGGCGACCCCTGATACCGCGCTCCTTCAGGAGATGGCCAGGATGCAGGCCGAGCCGCCGCAACTGATGATCGCGCCCGAACACCTCCATGCCGCGCAGGTGTTCGGCGACTGGGGCCTGCCCGATCGTTCGACGCCCAACCGCGCTGCAATCGAGAACCAACTGAGCAACCTCGTCGATTTCTACGCCGGCGAAGTCGATCGCCGCGCGTGGTACGGTTTCTGGAACCATGGCGATGTGATGCACACCTATGACAGCGACCGGCATCGCTGGCGCTACGACATTGGCGGATTCGCGTGGGACAATAGTGAACTCTCGCCAGACCTGTGGCTGTGGTATCAGGTGCTGCGCACCGGTGACGCCAAGACGTGGCGTTTCGCCGAGGCGATGACGCGGCACACTGGCGAGGTCGATGTTTATCACAGCGGCCGCTTCAAGGGGATGGGCACGCGCCACGGCGTGCAGCATTGGAGCGACAGTTCGAAACAGCCGCGCGTCAGCAACGCGAGCTATCGCCGGCCGTTCTACTATCTCACCGCCGACGAGCGAGTGGGCGACCTGCTCCATGACTTGATCACGTCGGACCAGACGCTCACCACGGTCGAGATCGGGCGCAAGGTGCCCAACGCCGCGAAGAAGCTCGCGCTGCCGGCGGGAACGATCGAGATGACCTTCGGCACCACCTGGTGCCCGCTCGCGGCGGCATGGCTGACCGAATGGGAGCGGACCGGCGACGTGCGGTGGCGGGATCGCGTGGTCGCGGGGCTGGACAGCATTGGGCGTCTGCCCAAAGGCTGGATGACGGGGAGCGCGCCCTTCGACCTGGCAAGTGGGCGCTTCGTCGATCAGGGGCGTGGCGTCCAGGTGTCGCATCTCAACGCCGTGTTTGGCGCGGTGGAGGTGAGTGCGGAACTGATCCGCCTGTTGGACGTGCCGCGCTACCGCGCCGCGTGGCTGGACTATTGTCGGTGGTACAATGCCCCGCAGGTCGCCTATCTCGCAAGGTTCGGCCCGCCGTTCGGCCCGCGCAACCTGCGCGAGGGGCATTCGCGGCTCACCGCCTATGCCGCGTTCGAGGACAGGGACGCGGCACTTGCGACGCGCGCCGCGGACGAGTTTTTCTCTGGCGATGCCGGACTCGGGACGTGGCCTTCGGACCCCCGGCATCGCGTCGACGGGGTGCTCGAATGGCCGGGAGTCTCAACCAACGCCTCGGCGCAATGGGGTTTGGCGGCGATCCAGAACCTCGCGTTGATTCCCGAAGCGCTAGACCGCGCGACGATCGTCGCCCCGGACGCGCCGGGCCGGCGGCGGCAGGGCGACACCGGCCGGGATTAG